A single Abditibacteriaceae bacterium DNA region contains:
- a CDS encoding ABC transporter permease, which translates to MALAPELIAQPTASPRRADTFSARLARHRLAQVGFVLIALLLLVVFFAGLISPLDPTQSRAGGMGTLGEPHAPGNGFLLGADTLGRDVWTRTLYGARISLLVGVFAMTTAVLMGTTAGLLAGYFGERVDAIIMRIVEIVQSLPTILLAIALVAVLPDDPINLPNGTVIDRKLFNLLLAIALVTWTGIARAVRGQTLALREQEFIEAARAVGCGHTKILTRHLLPNVLPTVITLATLATANTILLEAGLSYLGLGVDPSIPSWGAMIAEGQPYILSAPWIILAPGSAVALAVIAFNLLGTAMQETLDPRR; encoded by the coding sequence ATGGCACTTGCACCTGAACTCATCGCACAACCGACGGCTAGCCCGCGCCGCGCCGATACATTTTCGGCGCGACTGGCGCGGCATCGGCTGGCACAAGTCGGTTTTGTGCTCATCGCGCTGCTACTTCTTGTCGTTTTCTTTGCTGGATTGATTTCACCTCTCGACCCGACACAAAGTCGGGCTGGAGGCATGGGCACACTGGGCGAGCCGCACGCGCCCGGCAACGGCTTTTTGCTCGGAGCCGACACGCTGGGCCGCGATGTGTGGACGCGCACGCTTTATGGCGCGCGCATTTCGCTCCTGGTCGGCGTCTTTGCAATGACGACCGCTGTTTTGATGGGCACAACCGCCGGGCTTCTGGCGGGGTACTTCGGCGAACGCGTGGATGCGATTATTATGCGGATTGTTGAAATCGTGCAGTCGCTGCCGACGATTTTGCTGGCTATCGCGCTGGTCGCGGTTCTGCCCGACGACCCGATTAATCTTCCAAACGGCACTGTAATTGACCGCAAATTATTCAATTTGCTGCTTGCCATCGCGTTGGTAACATGGACGGGAATTGCGCGCGCGGTGCGCGGTCAAACATTGGCTCTACGCGAGCAAGAGTTCATCGAAGCCGCGCGCGCCGTCGGCTGCGGGCACACGAAAATTCTCACGCGGCACCTACTGCCGAACGTCTTGCCAACCGTAATCACGCTCGCAACTCTGGCGACTGCAAATACAATTTTGCTGGAAGCCGGCCTTTCTTATCTTGGCCTGGGCGTTGATCCCTCGATCCCGTCGTGGGGCGCGATGATCGCTGAAGGACAGCCGTATATTCTTTCGGCGCCATGGATTATTCTCGCGCCGGGAAGCGCCGTCGCCCTCGCCGTCATTGCGTTCAACTTGCTGGGGACGGCAATGCAGGAAACCCTTGACCCGCGCCGTTAA
- a CDS encoding Gfo/Idh/MocA family oxidoreductase, which translates to MPVRYFFCSSSVLNEAALGAIPGARIGVVCDSDAKRAEMLARRHKAVAGKDARRLLQAETLDAAIIGATPKARSETARLCAENGIPTLLEMPPAPDRAGAMRLDAALRSTRALCVPALPLRDSLAVLHAKKLIAKETPIHFALSCSAPSCGSAKHDGGEYAALFQALDTLRTIGGEIVRVVAISAKTKSLALAVELKSGATATLHTREDGAENPVFAAQLVLQESEIALDEKSVMVKMRDGMTTRNFADSPLLTLYQGFDEAVRTGKRTQLRASWPEALKTHTAWLAALSSLKSGKAVNLK; encoded by the coding sequence ATGCCCGTTCGATATTTTTTCTGTTCCAGTTCTGTGCTAAACGAAGCTGCGCTTGGTGCCATTCCTGGCGCCCGCATCGGCGTCGTGTGTGACAGTGATGCAAAGCGCGCCGAAATGCTGGCGCGCCGCCACAAGGCCGTAGCGGGCAAGGACGCGCGCCGCCTCTTGCAGGCGGAAACGCTCGACGCCGCGATTATCGGTGCGACGCCAAAAGCGCGTAGCGAAACGGCTCGCCTGTGTGCCGAAAATGGTATTCCCACTTTGCTGGAAATGCCGCCTGCGCCCGACCGCGCCGGAGCGATGCGCCTTGATGCAGCTCTGCGAAGCACGCGCGCCTTGTGTGTTCCGGCTTTGCCTCTGCGCGACAGTCTGGCCGTGTTGCATGCGAAAAAACTCATCGCGAAGGAAACGCCAATTCATTTTGCCCTCTCGTGCAGCGCACCGTCGTGCGGGTCAGCCAAGCACGATGGCGGTGAATACGCGGCGCTTTTTCAAGCGCTCGATACCTTGCGCACAATTGGCGGAGAAATCGTGCGCGTGGTTGCGATTTCCGCCAAGACAAAATCTCTCGCGCTGGCTGTTGAATTAAAGTCGGGCGCAACGGCCACGCTTCACACACGCGAAGACGGGGCAGAAAATCCCGTCTTCGCAGCGCAGCTGGTCTTGCAAGAAAGCGAAATTGCGCTGGATGAAAAATCGGTAATGGTAAAAATGCGCGACGGCATGACGACGCGAAATTTCGCCGATTCACCTTTACTCACGCTTTATCAGGGCTTTGATGAAGCGGTGCGAACGGGCAAGAGAACTCAACTGCGCGCGAGTTGGCCCGAAGCCTTGAAAACTCATACCGCGTGGTTGGCTGCGCTGTCTTCGCTCAAATCGGGAAAAGCGGTGAACCTGAAATAA
- a CDS encoding O-methyltransferase, producing MSSPMDNKFIALTPEIYAYLEDKRSDAPDGLLAELRRETAALGDISAMQIAPEQGTFLRILAGVSGAQRALEIGTFTGYSSLCIARGLKEDASLTCLDQSGDWTQIARKFWKRAGVESRIDLRLGDAHETLKALVTEGSTFDFVFIDADKTGYDEYFETLVPHLAPDALLIFDNMLRGGRLAQNSLTTDDDIALDALNKKLARDERVESVLLAVADGLMICRFKGV from the coding sequence ATGTCTTCGCCTATGGACAACAAATTTATCGCGTTGACGCCGGAAATTTACGCCTACCTTGAAGACAAACGCAGCGACGCGCCCGACGGACTCCTGGCAGAACTGCGTCGCGAAACCGCTGCACTCGGCGACATCAGCGCAATGCAGATTGCACCCGAACAGGGCACGTTTCTGCGCATTCTGGCAGGTGTTTCAGGCGCCCAGCGGGCACTCGAAATCGGCACCTTCACCGGCTACAGTTCGTTGTGCATCGCACGCGGCCTGAAAGAAGACGCGTCACTCACCTGCCTCGACCAAAGTGGCGACTGGACACAAATTGCGCGAAAGTTCTGGAAGCGCGCCGGGGTTGAGAGCCGCATCGACCTTCGTTTGGGCGATGCGCACGAAACGCTAAAAGCCCTCGTAACTGAAGGCAGCACTTTCGATTTTGTGTTTATCGACGCCGACAAAACCGGCTACGACGAGTATTTCGAAACGCTTGTGCCGCATCTCGCGCCCGACGCGCTCTTAATATTTGACAATATGTTGCGCGGTGGCCGACTGGCTCAAAATTCGCTGACGACCGACGACGATATTGCACTCGATGCACTCAATAAAAAATTGGCGAGAGACGAGCGGGTTGAATCGGTGCTTCTGGCCGTTGCCGATGGCCTGATGATTTGTCGTTTCAAAGGCGTTTAG
- a CDS encoding M15 family metallopeptidase gives MNEDALLPGEDQDELDAVEIRDNGEPLVDFLGLSPRLTLAPQHPVFEFPRVHVVRESVARMLVQAAESLPEGLELHVVEGYRPIQVQRAMWAHALEEARKRLGDASQGIIEREAGRYSAPPDAITPPPHTTGGAVDVAIVRENGEQLDFFSPFELSDMTHARADAVGLSDEAQKNRALLRSVLEPTGLTQYVDEWWHWSYGDNGWALRTNAPHAIYDKIELPANAHWIGDMDKMPQ, from the coding sequence ATGAACGAAGACGCACTGCTGCCCGGCGAAGATCAGGACGAACTCGACGCCGTTGAAATCCGCGACAACGGTGAACCGCTCGTCGATTTTCTGGGACTTTCGCCACGCCTCACGCTCGCGCCGCAGCATCCGGTTTTCGAGTTTCCGCGCGTCCATGTGGTGCGCGAAAGCGTGGCGCGAATGCTGGTGCAAGCCGCCGAAAGTTTGCCAGAGGGTTTGGAACTTCATGTTGTTGAAGGTTACCGGCCCATTCAGGTGCAGCGCGCGATGTGGGCGCATGCACTCGAAGAAGCGCGCAAACGGTTGGGCGATGCTTCCCAGGGAATAATTGAACGCGAAGCGGGTCGCTATTCCGCGCCGCCCGATGCGATTACGCCTCCACCCCACACAACCGGTGGCGCAGTCGATGTCGCAATTGTGCGCGAAAACGGCGAGCAACTCGATTTCTTTTCCCCCTTCGAACTTTCCGACATGACGCACGCGCGCGCCGACGCCGTTGGTCTTTCGGACGAAGCCCAAAAGAACCGCGCACTCCTGCGCTCGGTTTTGGAACCGACCGGGCTCACGCAATACGTGGATGAGTGGTGGCATTGGAGCTACGGTGACAATGGCTGGGCGCTGCGCACGAATGCGCCCCACGCGATATATGACAAAATCGAGTTGCCTGCCAACGCTCACTGGATAGGCGACATGGATAAAATGCCACAATAG
- a CDS encoding ATP-binding protein has translation MKTRHIESPTPAQSRRSTIEIVSLCLGAFAFNSFSLPLHYGVDFLFGSVFVLLAAWRYGPWVSALVAAVGGIYPIFLWNHAYATLIFISEAIVVGFLARRFKLSLILLDGIYWVFCGIPLVWVLYHGPLNFEPSQAYLIVVKDAVNGLLNALLASLILPLFNLRSIARSRFVARRPDHKAPLAHTLFNILVGCVLVPTILFTVVNGRQARARLERTMDTELETTSKLLSNVMLRWHGTRLNALRSIVRRVEDESSVSSAAKWQNDLALVSRSIPDFIGIYAADTRGKSFAFFPERSPAGKVNLGTTFADRGYYKEIARTKNIVTSGTIGGARGLSTTIAVVAVPFFQNRRWQGFVCGALDLNYASRMLDSSLPSGNVTTTVVDRQNHVLATTRKDLKVGALYDRRAPVGVKVYQWSPSGQNMAPVKQWQNSVRVRRTPLNNGMPWTLYVEAPYANPQRDLQNVYAFNLTTALALIFAALLVATVLGTALARPLHTLARLTTDLPGQLTQHKETEKKQWPRSSVREIDYLVRNFRTMEHSLNRTLRASDTARAELEAERTRLDEANRLKDDFLAVLSHELRTPLVPVLGYADLISRGILKGDDATDAARAVERNARAQLRLIEDLLDVSAIMSGKIRLQMGVVNLPIVLRESGETMRIRAHDSDIGMFFDIDETTPYFWGDAARLRQVVWNLLSNSLKFTPAGGSVNIVLRHTETHVLLVVKDTGMGINPDFLPHVFDRFRQAGDHLTRPAGGLGLGLAIVQHFVEMHDGTITADSAGEDKGATFTVTLPIRPVPTDLQ, from the coding sequence TTGAAGACTCGTCATATCGAATCTCCAACCCCTGCGCAATCGCGTCGCAGCACCATCGAAATCGTGTCGCTGTGTCTTGGAGCATTTGCCTTCAATAGCTTTTCCCTGCCGCTGCACTACGGCGTCGATTTTCTATTCGGCAGCGTTTTCGTCCTCCTTGCTGCGTGGCGTTACGGCCCCTGGGTTAGCGCGCTCGTCGCGGCAGTTGGTGGAATCTACCCCATCTTTTTGTGGAATCACGCCTACGCGACCCTGATTTTCATTTCCGAAGCGATTGTCGTCGGGTTTCTGGCGCGGCGATTCAAACTCAGCCTGATTCTGCTCGATGGCATTTACTGGGTTTTCTGCGGCATCCCGCTGGTATGGGTTCTTTATCACGGGCCGCTCAATTTCGAGCCGTCGCAAGCCTATCTCATCGTTGTGAAGGATGCTGTCAACGGCCTTCTTAACGCACTTCTTGCCAGCTTGATTCTGCCGCTTTTCAACCTGCGTTCGATTGCCCGGTCACGGTTTGTCGCCAGACGTCCCGATCACAAAGCACCGCTTGCTCATACGCTGTTTAATATTCTCGTCGGCTGCGTTCTCGTGCCGACGATTTTGTTTACTGTGGTGAATGGTCGTCAAGCGCGCGCGCGTCTCGAACGCACAATGGACACGGAGTTGGAAACAACGAGTAAGCTACTTTCCAATGTCATGCTGCGCTGGCATGGCACTCGTCTTAATGCCCTGCGCTCGATTGTACGCCGCGTCGAAGACGAAAGCAGCGTTTCTTCTGCCGCCAAATGGCAGAATGACCTCGCGCTCGTTTCGCGTTCAATTCCCGATTTCATTGGCATTTACGCTGCCGACACGCGCGGAAAATCATTCGCGTTTTTTCCCGAACGCTCGCCCGCAGGCAAAGTGAATCTGGGCACGACCTTCGCCGACCGCGGCTACTACAAAGAAATCGCGCGGACGAAAAACATAGTAACGTCGGGCACAATCGGCGGTGCGCGCGGCCTTTCTACAACAATTGCTGTCGTCGCGGTTCCGTTTTTTCAAAACCGGCGGTGGCAGGGTTTTGTCTGTGGCGCACTCGATTTGAATTATGCTTCGCGGATGCTCGATTCTAGCCTCCCCAGCGGAAACGTCACGACAACCGTCGTCGATAGGCAGAACCACGTTTTAGCAACGACAAGAAAGGATCTCAAGGTAGGAGCGCTATACGACCGGCGTGCGCCTGTTGGCGTCAAGGTTTATCAGTGGTCGCCCTCAGGTCAGAACATGGCGCCGGTGAAGCAGTGGCAGAATTCGGTGCGGGTGCGGCGGACGCCGCTCAATAATGGAATGCCCTGGACGCTGTACGTCGAGGCGCCGTATGCGAATCCTCAGCGTGATTTGCAGAACGTTTATGCCTTTAACCTGACGACGGCTTTAGCCCTTATCTTCGCGGCACTGCTAGTCGCAACCGTTTTAGGCACTGCTCTCGCGCGGCCTCTTCACACTCTCGCGCGTCTCACGACCGATTTGCCCGGACAGCTCACCCAGCACAAGGAAACCGAAAAAAAGCAATGGCCGCGTTCATCGGTGCGTGAAATCGATTATCTGGTGCGCAATTTTCGCACGATGGAACATTCGCTCAACCGAACACTGCGCGCCAGTGACACGGCGCGCGCCGAACTTGAAGCCGAGCGCACGAGACTTGACGAGGCAAACCGACTCAAAGATGATTTCCTGGCCGTGCTTTCGCACGAACTGCGCACGCCGCTTGTGCCCGTTCTGGGCTACGCCGACTTAATTTCGCGCGGTATCCTCAAGGGTGACGACGCCACCGACGCCGCACGCGCCGTCGAACGCAACGCACGCGCTCAGCTTCGCCTTATCGAAGATTTGCTTGACGTTTCCGCGATTATGTCGGGAAAAATTCGTTTGCAAATGGGCGTTGTTAATTTGCCTATTGTCCTTAGGGAATCGGGCGAAACAATGCGCATTCGCGCCCATGATTCCGATATCGGAATGTTTTTCGACATCGACGAAACAACGCCTTATTTCTGGGGCGATGCAGCGCGCCTGCGACAAGTCGTCTGGAATTTGTTATCGAACTCGCTGAAGTTCACGCCTGCTGGTGGTTCGGTGAATATCGTCCTGCGGCACACAGAAACCCACGTCCTTTTAGTCGTGAAAGACACCGGTATGGGCATCAACCCGGATTTTCTGCCGCACGTCTTCGACCGTTTTCGCCAGGCAGGCGACCATTTGACACGTCCAGCTGGCGGTCTGGGGCTTGGGCTTGCCATCGTGCAGCATTTCGTTGAAATGCACGACGGCACCATCACCGCCGATTCAGCCGGCGAAGATAAGGGCGCAACATTCACGGTCACCCTGCCAATTCGTCCGGTCCCTACAGATCTCCAATAA
- a CDS encoding mannosyltransferase family protein, protein MTRAVKDESTVDFDRTAGSWRSSLAVAWRAFWISRLFVVAFVYLGHSLRTPNLPINGGWQGVANTWLNPWTTFDSAYFLRIAESGYNALELTAFFPLYPSLLGLAGTNILARVIFGIALSNFCLFGGLALAHRLIVALAQQRSEDIFSDEAKNAVWLLAFWPATPYFSAVYSDALFFCLASGAFWCAQQKQWLRVGILALFASLARNAAPVLFLALIVEYARTHQKGGCDKTSWRTRDVLCLILSPLSFVALQICFRLRFGGDVLLRAQRMFGRSFSAPWTPVAQDFADFVTIKHIGPSSFFNLVAALLAPVFAGVLWKRTRSGAVFLGGLTLMALLYGRSYAPHTFGIARYVAAAWPFALGLALFYDMTARRPLLRALFQVLYLLLCAASCCMFGLKESLF, encoded by the coding sequence TTGACCCGCGCCGTTAAGGATGAAAGTACAGTCGATTTCGACCGTACTGCCGGAAGTTGGCGAAGTAGCCTTGCCGTTGCGTGGCGTGCCTTCTGGATTTCGCGGCTTTTCGTAGTTGCATTCGTTTATCTAGGCCATTCACTGCGCACGCCCAATCTGCCGATTAACGGCGGCTGGCAAGGCGTAGCAAACACATGGCTGAACCCATGGACAACCTTCGATTCCGCTTACTTCCTGCGCATTGCCGAAAGCGGCTACAACGCGCTGGAACTAACGGCATTTTTTCCACTCTACCCTTCGCTCTTGGGCCTCGCCGGAACCAATATTTTGGCGCGGGTCATTTTTGGCATTGCTCTGTCCAACTTCTGCCTTTTTGGTGGTCTGGCTTTAGCACACCGACTAATTGTCGCTTTGGCGCAACAGCGCAGCGAAGATATTTTCAGCGACGAGGCAAAAAACGCGGTTTGGCTGCTGGCGTTCTGGCCCGCGACGCCGTATTTCAGCGCGGTTTATTCCGATGCGCTGTTCTTTTGTCTGGCAAGCGGCGCCTTCTGGTGCGCTCAGCAAAAGCAGTGGCTGCGCGTTGGAATTCTGGCGCTTTTCGCTTCGCTTGCGCGTAACGCTGCGCCGGTTTTATTCCTTGCTTTAATCGTGGAATACGCTCGCACACACCAAAAAGGAGGCTGCGACAAAACGTCGTGGCGAACACGCGATGTTCTCTGTTTGATATTGTCGCCGCTTTCTTTTGTCGCACTGCAAATCTGCTTTCGGCTTCGATTCGGCGGCGACGTTTTGTTGCGCGCGCAGCGAATGTTCGGTCGCAGTTTCTCCGCACCATGGACGCCCGTAGCGCAAGACTTCGCCGATTTCGTCACCATCAAGCACATCGGGCCGTCGTCGTTTTTTAATCTGGTTGCGGCACTGTTGGCTCCGGTATTCGCCGGCGTATTGTGGAAACGCACGCGCAGTGGTGCCGTTTTCCTCGGCGGCTTGACGCTAATGGCCCTACTCTACGGGCGCAGTTATGCGCCGCACACATTTGGGATAGCGCGCTATGTCGCTGCAGCGTGGCCGTTCGCGCTCGGCCTCGCCTTGTTTTATGACATGACTGCACGCCGCCCACTCTTACGGGCACTTTTCCAAGTGCTTTATTTACTGCTCTGCGCGGCCAGTTGTTGTATGTTCGGATTGAAAGAATCGCTTTTTTAA
- a CDS encoding ABC transporter substrate-binding protein, with product MRRAFFFLPFLFIPLLSSCVRAPRAPQTLVLASKPDPSTLDPARAYDTTSINFVRVIYNGLVDYDDKAQIVPAVAQKWTVSPDGKTYTFTIRPKVRFHSGREVTAEDFRYSIERVLEPDTASDGQSFYTMLDGATEWTKLDKKQRRATHVRGIRVLNPRTVSFTLVKPDATFLNVLALPFGFVVPRESVEKLEAAGKTLSDNPNGCGPFKFVSWTHDAQLELKKNADYYKPGLPRAEGISLAIGGDETLHQMQFEMGDLDVAGDIPSPDFARVTKDPKWQPLISHAPMMDVRYLCMNTEVAPFTDIRVRRAFNYAIDKQRLVQVQSGRVAPARGILPPGLAAYNPNLQSFAYAPDKARALLKEAGADNLDLTLWASTTDGYDKVAQSIQQDLRKVGVKVRIKLSNYKEIKTLAGKRKKIGLSILGWLQDYADPANYLDVCFNGEKITESASLNRAFYSNPKVNALLNTAAVEQNPTQRMKMYQQVEQMVVNDAPWVPLYHSERYIVTQPWVKGYKLHPAWSARYEYVEVNR from the coding sequence ATGCGTCGCGCCTTTTTCTTTCTGCCGTTCCTTTTTATTCCTTTACTTTCGAGTTGCGTTCGCGCTCCGCGAGCACCGCAAACGCTGGTTTTAGCGTCCAAGCCCGATCCTTCGACACTCGATCCGGCGCGCGCCTACGACACAACCTCAATTAATTTCGTGCGCGTGATTTACAACGGCCTTGTCGATTACGACGACAAAGCGCAAATCGTCCCGGCCGTCGCCCAAAAGTGGACGGTTTCGCCTGACGGCAAAACCTACACCTTTACAATTCGACCGAAGGTGCGTTTTCATTCGGGCCGCGAAGTGACGGCGGAAGACTTCCGCTATTCCATTGAGCGCGTTTTGGAACCCGACACTGCGAGCGACGGCCAGAGCTTTTATACCATGCTCGACGGCGCAACCGAATGGACAAAACTCGATAAGAAGCAGCGCCGCGCGACACACGTTCGCGGAATTCGCGTACTCAATCCGCGCACCGTTTCTTTTACCCTTGTCAAACCCGACGCGACCTTTCTGAATGTTCTGGCACTGCCGTTTGGCTTTGTCGTGCCGCGCGAAAGCGTCGAGAAATTGGAAGCCGCAGGCAAAACACTCAGCGATAATCCCAATGGGTGTGGCCCGTTCAAATTTGTTTCTTGGACGCACGACGCGCAGCTCGAACTGAAAAAGAACGCCGATTATTACAAGCCGGGTCTGCCGCGGGCCGAAGGAATTTCGCTGGCCATTGGCGGCGATGAAACTTTGCATCAGATGCAGTTCGAAATGGGCGACTTGGACGTTGCCGGTGATATTCCCTCGCCGGATTTCGCGCGTGTCACCAAAGACCCGAAGTGGCAGCCCCTGATTAGCCACGCCCCAATGATGGACGTGCGCTACCTTTGCATGAACACCGAAGTCGCGCCCTTCACCGACATTCGCGTGCGTCGCGCTTTTAACTACGCCATCGACAAGCAGCGTTTGGTTCAAGTGCAAAGCGGTCGCGTGGCTCCGGCACGCGGCATCTTGCCGCCTGGTCTGGCAGCTTACAATCCGAACCTCCAGAGCTTTGCTTACGCCCCCGACAAAGCGCGCGCGTTGCTCAAAGAAGCGGGAGCCGACAACCTCGATTTAACCCTGTGGGCTTCGACAACCGATGGCTACGACAAGGTCGCGCAAAGTATTCAGCAAGATTTACGAAAGGTTGGCGTCAAGGTTCGGATTAAGCTTTCCAACTACAAAGAAATTAAAACACTTGCCGGCAAACGCAAGAAAATCGGGCTTTCGATTTTAGGGTGGCTGCAAGATTATGCCGACCCCGCGAACTATCTCGATGTCTGCTTCAACGGCGAGAAGATTACCGAATCGGCCAGCTTAAATCGCGCGTTTTATTCCAACCCAAAAGTTAATGCGCTTTTGAACACAGCCGCTGTCGAACAAAACCCGACGCAGCGCATGAAGATGTATCAGCAGGTGGAGCAAATGGTTGTCAACGATGCGCCATGGGTCCCGCTTTACCATTCGGAACGCTACATCGTGACGCAGCCCTGGGTGAAAGGTTACAAGCTGCATCCGGCGTGGAGCGCACGCTACGAATATGTTGAGGTCAACCGATGA
- a CDS encoding ABC transporter permease, with translation MRKNTSTVENDRTSSGFGRAVLRRIGLGLLTLWGASIITFVLLFLVPAEPAQVIGGERATPEVLKNIRAKYGLDRPLPVQYGIFVRDIATNELRSYRNDDKVLSAIARRFPATLVLALAGLSIWLLVSIPLGLLTARYAGTPFDRTSLILGLVALSIPTFWLGRLLQHYLGYRWGLFSVGGGASLANLPLPAITLGLGGAALYSRLLHANVRGVLKQDFIRAARARGLDEKTVLGRHALRNALIPLVSVLGMDIASLLSGLVFTENIFGWPGIGSLAVDSARNFDAPMIMGTVLFSSFLVVLAGIAIDIAYRLIDPRVRVS, from the coding sequence ATGAGAAAGAACACCAGTACCGTCGAGAACGACCGTACTTCTTCAGGGTTCGGGCGCGCCGTGTTGCGACGGATTGGTCTCGGTCTTTTAACCTTGTGGGGCGCGAGCATCATTACCTTTGTGCTGCTCTTTCTGGTGCCCGCGGAACCAGCGCAGGTTATCGGCGGCGAACGCGCCACTCCTGAAGTGTTAAAAAACATTCGCGCGAAATACGGCCTCGACCGTCCTTTGCCGGTTCAGTACGGAATTTTCGTGCGCGACATCGCAACCAACGAACTGCGAAGTTACCGCAACGACGACAAAGTTCTCAGTGCCATTGCGCGGCGCTTTCCCGCAACCCTGGTTCTTGCACTTGCCGGACTTTCCATCTGGCTCCTCGTTTCGATTCCGCTTGGGCTTCTCACCGCGCGCTACGCAGGAACCCCGTTCGACCGAACCTCTTTAATACTTGGTTTAGTTGCACTCTCGATTCCTACCTTTTGGCTCGGACGATTGCTGCAGCATTATCTTGGTTATCGCTGGGGCTTGTTTTCGGTTGGTGGTGGCGCGAGCCTGGCGAATTTGCCGCTCCCTGCCATTACGCTTGGTTTGGGCGGCGCGGCGCTTTACTCTCGGTTGCTTCATGCTAACGTGCGTGGCGTCCTGAAGCAAGATTTCATTCGCGCCGCTCGCGCCCGTGGTTTAGACGAAAAGACAGTTTTGGGCCGTCACGCTTTGCGCAATGCCCTGATTCCTTTGGTTTCCGTTCTCGGTATGGACATCGCTTCGCTTCTCAGCGGCCTGGTGTTTACCGAAAACATTTTCGGATGGCCGGGCATCGGTAGCCTCGCGGTCGATTCGGCGCGCAACTTCGACGCACCGATGATTATGGGCACTGTTTTGTTTTCGTCGTTTCTTGTGGTGCTGGCCGGAATCGCAATTGACATCGCGTATCGGCTGATTGATCCCCGCGTGCGTGTCAGCTAA
- a CDS encoding cytochrome P450, with protein MSHTLHRHPPSPKARFFIGQLPHMLGIRRDSLGFLQQCVSDYGDVVRLKYGKLEVLLVNHPDLVEQVMLGANKHFIKDRTTPTSRAFRRLLGNGLLTSDGDFWLRQRRLAQQAFHKDRILQTYSGAFVRHCETMLDGWESGSVRDMYGDMMKLTLEIAAETFFGSDVSDRAGDIGRALNDIMDDFVARGSKIPLPDDFPSPTNRRFDRATAALDKIVFKIIEERRAQEKDGEGGRNDLLTLLMRAQDSDDSQMTDRQLRDEGVTLFLAGHETTALALSWIGFLLAQHPEIQARLHAEVDEVLGGRTPTVDDLEKLPLVNNIVTETMRLYPPVWRVARQAMHDTQIGEYKVKKGAVVIVSQWLLHRDERFYDHPDQFRPDRWTDEMKKKLPRYAYFPFGGGPRICIAANFASLESALLLATIARRFSFALPDGYDPHGSPQPSVTLRPARRIDLKVTTR; from the coding sequence ATGTCTCACACACTTCATCGTCATCCGCCCAGCCCGAAGGCGCGCTTTTTCATCGGGCAACTTCCACACATGCTCGGCATTCGCCGCGACAGTCTGGGCTTTCTGCAGCAGTGCGTTTCCGATTACGGTGATGTCGTTCGCCTCAAATACGGCAAGCTCGAAGTGCTTCTCGTCAATCATCCCGATTTAGTTGAGCAGGTGATGCTCGGCGCCAACAAGCATTTCATCAAAGACCGCACGACGCCAACTTCGCGCGCGTTTCGCCGCTTGCTCGGCAACGGTTTGCTAACAAGCGACGGCGATTTCTGGTTGCGTCAGCGCCGCCTCGCGCAGCAGGCGTTCCACAAAGACCGCATTCTGCAGACTTATTCGGGTGCGTTTGTTCGTCACTGCGAAACAATGCTCGACGGTTGGGAAAGCGGCAGCGTGCGCGACATGTACGGCGACATGATGAAATTGACGCTCGAAATCGCGGCGGAAACCTTTTTCGGCTCCGATGTGAGCGACCGCGCGGGTGATATTGGTCGCGCGCTCAACGACATCATGGACGATTTCGTGGCGCGCGGCTCAAAGATTCCGCTGCCCGACGATTTTCCGTCACCAACCAATCGCCGCTTCGACCGCGCGACGGCAGCGCTCGACAAAATTGTTTTCAAGATTATCGAGGAGCGCCGCGCGCAGGAGAAAGACGGCGAAGGCGGGCGCAACGATTTGCTGACGCTCTTGATGCGCGCCCAAGACAGCGACGACAGCCAGATGACCGACCGCCAATTGCGCGACGAAGGTGTGACGCTGTTTCTGGCCGGACACGAAACAACAGCCCTCGCGCTTTCGTGGATTGGCTTTTTGCTGGCGCAGCACCCCGAAATTCAAGCGCGCTTGCACGCCGAAGTGGACGAAGTTTTAGGTGGCCGCACGCCGACCGTGGACGACTTGGAAAAATTGCCGCTCGTCAATAACATTGTGACGGAAACGATGCGGCTTTATCCGCCGGTGTGGCGTGTGGCGCGCCAGGCAATGCATGACACGCAAATCGGTGAATACAAAGTGAAGAAAGGCGCGGTTGTGATCGTCTCGCAGTGGCTTTTGCATCGCGACGAACGCTTCTACGATCATCCCGACCAGTTCCGTCCCGACCGCTGGACCGACGAGATGAAAAAGAAATTACCGCGATACGCCTATTTTCCGTTTGGCGGCGGCCCGCGCATTTGTATCGCGGCCAACTTTGCCAGTTTGGAAAGCGCGCTGTTGCTCGCGACAATCGCGCGACGCTTCTCGTTTGCATTGCCGGATGGTTACGATCCTCATGGAAGCCCGCAACCCTCGGTGACACTGCGCCCCGCGCGCCGCATCGATTTGAAAGTCACGACGCGTTAA